One window of Thioclava sp. GXIMD4216 genomic DNA carries:
- a CDS encoding autotransporter-associated beta strand repeat-containing protein, translating to MARPPRGKRIALLLRTTALALAMMVGAGQVWADSYIWTGSDGQWSADANWDLAATPGSDVANHDTVTFSDGAATRHVDLDGQSWSLSGMTFDSTTPYTLSDGSIMLVATDSGDPAALNFLGPTSPDLTGVGFLLAADTEITNAAPLTTIAANFSGAGNLSVDAGDGNTVVFTGLNTQLGDTSVQSGTLEVIGGSALSDYGVVSLESAGTALIVETAETVGGLSGVAGSTVTLNDDLTVASGMTPLPTTYGGVISGTGSLIVAGADLTLSGVSEYSGSTEVSDGTLTVTGTGSLASRSVEVGGSGQLATAGGALEAEASVVLDGGWTLSGDETVASLSGTGALGLGDADLTLGSVGFSGTVEGTTAAVLSVAGSTGNSLGGDLSGFAGTLALSNADLSIADDLSGLVTLSSGTLSTSAAALSAGVSVTGAGAIMATGSGETRLSGALDLSGALSLGSSDGLALDMTAGVIDSGSTLTLTSGSLRLVDQEAADLLAALSSTEVQSGAVLDLDGQALTLADLQGAGEVSSTSAAVLTLADGTFSGALSGALSLVSTGDLTLSGVSEYSGSTEVSGGTLTVTGTGSLASRSVEVGGSGQLATAGGALDAEASVVLDGGWTLSGDETVASLSGTGSLGLGDADLTLGSVGFSGTVEGTSAAVLSVAGSTGNSLSGDLSGFAGTLALSNADLSIADDLSGLVTLSSGTLSTSAAALSAGVSVTGAGAIMATGSGETRLSGALDLSGALSLGSSDGLALDMTAGVIDSGSTLTLTSGSLRLVDQEAADLLAALSSTEVQSGAVLDLDGQALTLADLQGAGEVSSTSAAVLTLADGTFSGALSGALSLVSTGDLTLSGVSEYSGSTEVSGGTLTVTGTGSLASRSVEVGGSGQLATAGGALDAEASVVLDGGWTLSGDETVASLSGTGSLGLGDADLTLGSVGFSGTVEGTSAAVLSVAGSTGNSLSGDLSGFAGTLALSNADLSIADDLSGLVTLSSGTLSTSAAALSAGVSVTGAGAIMATGSGETRLSGALDLSGALSLGSSDGLALDMTAGVIDSGSTLTLTSGSLRLVDQEAADLLAALSSTEVQSGAVLDLDGQALTLADLQGAGEVSSTSAAVLTLADGTFSGALSGALSLVSTGDLTLSGVSEYSGSTEVSGGTLTVTGTGSLASRSVEVGGSGQLATAGGALDAEASVVLDGGWTLSGDETVASLSGTGSLGLGDADLTLGSVGFSGTVEGTSAAVLSVAGSTGNSLSGDLSGFAGTLALSNADLSIADDLSGLVTLSSGTLSTSAAALSAGVSVTGAGAIMATGSGETRLSGALDLSGALSLGSSDGLALDMTAGVIDSGSTLTLTSGSLRLVDQEAADLLAALSSTEVQSGAVLDLDGQALTLADLQGAGEVSSTSAAVLTLADGTFSGALSGALSLVSTGDLTLSGASEYSGSTEVSGGTLTVAGSVGDVDVAAGAQMDVLTGGSAGQITLAGSGSNAGEISGLVQSAGSFVNSGTITGAVGLSGGQLENDAEGAIAGVLAVSGGAVVTNAGALAALSLSDGTVTTTGTLGTATVTGGSLLNSGILSGDVLLSDGTLDNSGELSGATTVEGGTLENNGLVSGSVTLASGMVNNTDTITGLVTVEGGTFTNDGTLAGLDISAGTLVNHASAQVTGALTVSGTGLVTNAGSLASVEMTGGTLGNSGTLTEALVQAGALTNDFGGAIGTLRLSETGSVINSGTLATAIVSGGTLTNSASGTLTSALSLLAGSVVNEGVISGDLTLTGGSLTNNGAIRADLDISDATVTGAGTITGDVTLRAGGDLTVTSMLDGSVAVLLGGTLTLSEADVSGGIDNAGTVVLSGSVNVDGDFTNTGTLTTSGSTPVLLTLTSGSFYAGGDIDASASSLIITAGEIQILAGFSVTGDVTYDGTVTNAGLVELGQDLKNNLVNQTGGQVSVTANVDGAGFDVTNSGTFAIAEGFGLGNLDLFQNEGDLVLADTASLAAQRFAGSGTLTLNSGSVLDISDSFVLGSGGALTVLGAAASLGSSASLTLSSGSRLTVEDGQSLNGQATTVDSAGNIIVGQDASLVLAGLTSSGSLTNSGTLTTTTALTSTGTLVNSGTITSGLIVAGGTATSTGSLGDWTVSDGRLSLAGTGAAGVITGGEVDIDGTVGSIALSGGTLDLSGQSGVITQEGGSVTLSGGVADGLVASAGEARLSGGTLAGALAVSGTADVTVGMALTNAVTLEEGALTLTAAGSIAGDLGFASGSFTNAGTLSGNLAQDGGSTENSGTISGGVMLTNGSFTNLVGGLTGGVTQSGGDLVNAGILAALELSGGTALSTGEILGAVDISAGSLDNDGTIGGLATVTGGRLDTSGAISGGLTLAGTDAEVDNSGSVTGAITVSAGALTNSGALNGTLTQTGGSVINESNATLAGDATVSGGSLENAGTIGGDLDLLAGSVTNSGSVTGDTSVSDGALLVSDGGSFSGDVVLAGDSGAGGAVVQLSGQTSVGGDLVNDGTITTADSTGAGVSVAGDFTNNGTIDGSTGQISITASTIIVADTASVLGDVVLEGALVNAGMVELTNDLEDDVTNQLGGTISVTSDVSGAGYDLTNAGALVVADAVAFTGLGVVDNSGTIDLGAGAELASATMNNSGEITLGAGAVLSGTGNTLNNDGTITVGDGGTVTDAGAINNSGTITYDGSGVLAADTGDNGTALVNDGLIQTVAGGNDTIVIGDGSANSFENTATGTFVIGALDSVVATQTDLDNAGALSIGSGASLSLANLTNTGTLENAGTVDVSGSLTNAGGAIVNSGAVSADLAMTAGTLANSGTLAEVTLAGGTLTQSAGSIAALSVTGGSATLSAGSVTGDLGITGGSVELAGAASVSGTTRVGSSGSLTNAGQLADLVSAGTTVTSGTVTGNATITGGSFTSTGTILGSATLSGAAQAQLSGTIAGTLALSDTASAEILSDLSVAEVTNTTESSLLLSAGTLAVGSGSLTNTGTLEIAGGTLEAAVENAATLVMTSGVIEGDLAAGGRAQTALAGSLNGALAITDAASVEVTGDLDGVTSISQTSSSALVLSAGTLSLTGAQGVSNATTVSITGGTLLSDAGAVFTNAADATLSVASGGTLSMDVENEAGAQMLLAGAMNGDLVNAGTVSLTGSLTGDVSNETGAALALWGEVTGTVSNASGALLALAGTVDGDVSQATGGVLTVAADDSATITGSLSGLGQFDIDGALAIGDEFTLGTADDDAQDAVLTLAGGQLSAGSFRNFGTVYLSEDAAVSAATTNYSTVYVTGGASISGSYSNASGSLLSLADDTTTTTLSIDGDAALNGTIVLDAALGATDQSADKIAVSGALSGHATIVFNNLAGDDYALLDDDLAILTYGSNNGFSATTSGLPETGAVLYALSDDSSSNTINLISGANPAFGGIASGLALTQSLMGSVINRPTSPYISGLAAATEDDDLCGFGGWGRFVGGKATATGASQTALGTFQNEVEATYGGAQAGFDHSCFKDIIGGWNVSFGGIGGFNIGKIEQPVYLFDTSTATLNTAIKTSENKIDFNQIYGGGYIGLSKGRWVADLQARVDRTSYDIKNRATANEYGEALGLDDQSYDSHGYTVSGSVGYAFSLDSLVSGMNLVPSAGFSWTRSQADDIYFSNDPDDSTDDGVLEFDPITNKIAFTSLTLSRGQILASGTEAINYFATGTYYHDFGDSAKATYYVLDDEGNKSGTGLDATNELLTDYGEISFGLNYTKVLNPGMALPARQFDASARFDGRFSDQLDGWGVTAQLRWQF from the coding sequence GTGGCCCGCCCCCCGCGCGGCAAACGGATTGCCCTTCTCCTGCGCACCACGGCTCTGGCCTTGGCAATGATGGTCGGCGCGGGTCAGGTCTGGGCGGATAGCTATATCTGGACCGGCTCTGATGGCCAGTGGAGCGCGGATGCCAACTGGGATCTCGCCGCGACGCCGGGATCGGATGTCGCAAATCACGATACGGTCACCTTCAGCGATGGCGCAGCGACCCGGCATGTCGACCTCGACGGGCAAAGCTGGTCGCTCAGCGGGATGACCTTTGACAGCACCACGCCCTACACGCTCAGCGATGGCAGCATCATGCTTGTGGCAACAGATAGCGGCGATCCTGCTGCGTTGAACTTCCTCGGCCCGACCAGTCCCGATCTGACGGGCGTGGGTTTCCTTCTGGCCGCCGATACCGAGATCACCAACGCGGCCCCGCTGACCACCATCGCGGCGAATTTCTCCGGCGCAGGCAACCTGAGCGTGGACGCAGGTGATGGCAATACCGTGGTATTTACGGGCCTCAACACCCAGTTGGGCGACACGTCGGTGCAATCGGGCACCCTTGAGGTAATCGGCGGCTCGGCCCTGAGCGATTATGGGGTGGTGTCGCTGGAGAGCGCGGGCACGGCGTTGATCGTCGAGACCGCCGAGACCGTCGGCGGGCTCAGTGGTGTCGCGGGCAGCACGGTCACGCTCAATGATGACCTGACCGTGGCGAGCGGGATGACACCCCTTCCCACCACTTATGGCGGGGTGATCTCGGGCACCGGGTCTTTGATCGTCGCTGGCGCGGATCTGACGCTGTCGGGGGTCTCGGAGTATAGCGGATCGACGGAGGTCAGCGACGGCACGCTGACGGTGACCGGGACGGGGTCTCTGGCCAGCCGGTCGGTCGAGGTGGGCGGTTCGGGTCAGCTTGCGACCGCAGGCGGGGCGCTGGAGGCCGAGGCCTCGGTGGTGCTGGATGGCGGCTGGACGCTGTCGGGCGACGAGACGGTGGCGTCGCTGTCGGGCACGGGGGCTCTGGGGCTTGGCGATGCGGATCTGACGCTGGGCTCGGTCGGGTTCTCGGGCACGGTGGAGGGCACGACTGCGGCGGTCCTGTCGGTTGCGGGCAGCACGGGCAACAGCCTGGGCGGCGATCTGTCGGGCTTTGCGGGGACTCTGGCCCTGAGCAATGCCGATCTGTCGATTGCCGATGATCTCTCGGGCCTTGTGACGCTGTCTTCGGGCACGCTGTCGACCAGCGCGGCGGCGCTGTCGGCGGGGGTCTCGGTGACGGGCGCGGGCGCGATCATGGCCACGGGCAGCGGCGAGACGCGGCTGTCGGGGGCGCTGGATCTGTCGGGGGCGCTGTCTTTGGGCAGCAGCGACGGGCTGGCGCTGGATATGACGGCGGGGGTGATCGACAGCGGATCGACGCTGACGCTGACCTCGGGCAGCCTGCGGCTGGTGGATCAGGAGGCGGCGGATCTTCTGGCGGCGCTGTCCTCGACCGAGGTGCAGAGCGGCGCGGTGCTCGATCTGGACGGTCAGGCGCTGACGCTGGCGGATCTGCAGGGCGCGGGCGAGGTGAGCAGCACGTCGGCGGCGGTTCTGACGCTGGCCGATGGCACGTTCAGCGGGGCGCTTTCGGGCGCGCTGTCGCTGGTCTCGACCGGCGATCTGACGCTGTCGGGGGTCTCGGAGTATAGCGGATCGACGGAGGTCAGCGGCGGCACGCTGACGGTGACCGGGACGGGGTCTCTGGCCAGCCGCTCGGTCGAGGTGGGCGGTTCGGGGCAGCTTGCGACCGCAGGCGGGGCGCTGGATGCCGAGGCCTCGGTGGTGCTGGATGGCGGCTGGACGCTGTCGGGCGACGAGACGGTGGCGTCGCTGTCGGGCACGGGGTCTCTGGGGCTTGGCGATGCGGATCTGACGCTGGGCTCGGTCGGGTTCTCGGGCACGGTGGAGGGCACGTCTGCGGCGGTCCTGTCGGTTGCGGGCAGCACGGGCAACAGCCTGAGCGGCGATCTGTCGGGCTTTGCGGGCACTCTGGCCCTGAGCAATGCCGATCTGTCGATTGCCGATGATCTCTCGGGCCTTGTGACGCTGTCTTCGGGCACGCTGTCGACCAGCGCGGCGGCGCTGTCGGCGGGGGTCTCGGTGACGGGCGCGGGCGCGATCATGGCCACGGGCAGCGGCGAGACGCGGCTGTCGGGGGCGCTGGATCTGTCGGGGGCGCTGTCTTTGGGCAGCAGCGACGGGCTGGCGCTGGATATGACGGCGGGGGTGATCGACAGCGGATCGACGCTGACGCTGACCTCGGGCAGCCTGCGGCTGGTGGATCAGGAGGCGGCGGATCTTCTGGCGGCGCTGTCCTCGACCGAGGTGCAGAGCGGCGCGGTGCTCGATCTGGACGGTCAGGCGCTGACGCTGGCGGATCTGCAGGGCGCGGGCGAGGTGAGCAGCACGTCGGCGGCGGTTCTGACGCTGGCCGATGGCACGTTCAGCGGGGCGCTTTCGGGCGCGCTGTCGCTGGTCTCGACCGGCGATCTGACGCTGTCGGGGGTCTCGGAGTATAGCGGATCGACGGAGGTCAGCGGCGGCACGCTGACGGTGACCGGGACGGGGTCTCTGGCCAGCCGCTCGGTCGAGGTGGGCGGTTCGGGGCAGCTTGCGACCGCAGGCGGGGCGCTGGATGCCGAGGCCTCGGTGGTGCTGGATGGCGGCTGGACGCTGTCGGGCGACGAGACGGTGGCGTCGCTGTCGGGCACGGGGTCTCTGGGGCTTGGCGATGCGGATCTGACGCTGGGCTCGGTCGGGTTCTCGGGCACGGTGGAGGGCACGTCTGCGGCGGTCCTGTCGGTTGCGGGCAGCACGGGCAACAGCCTGAGCGGCGATCTGTCGGGCTTTGCGGGCACTCTGGCCCTGAGCAATGCCGATCTGTCGATTGCCGATGATCTCTCGGGCCTTGTGACGCTGTCTTCGGGCACGCTGTCGACCAGCGCGGCGGCGCTGTCGGCGGGGGTCTCGGTGACGGGCGCGGGCGCGATCATGGCCACGGGCAGCGGCGAGACGCGGCTGTCGGGGGCGCTGGATCTGTCGGGGGCGCTGTCTTTGGGCAGCAGCGACGGGCTGGCGCTGGATATGACGGCGGGGGTGATCGACAGCGGATCGACGCTGACGCTGACCTCGGGCAGCCTGCGGCTGGTGGATCAGGAGGCGGCGGATCTTCTGGCGGCGCTGTCCTCGACCGAGGTGCAGAGCGGCGCGGTGCTCGATCTGGACGGTCAGGCGCTGACGCTGGCGGATCTGCAGGGCGCGGGCGAGGTGAGCAGCACGTCGGCGGCGGTTCTGACGCTGGCCGATGGCACGTTCAGCGGGGCGCTTTCGGGCGCGCTGTCGCTGGTCTCGACCGGCGATCTGACGCTGTCGGGGGTCTCGGAGTATAGCGGATCGACGGAGGTCAGCGGCGGCACGCTGACGGTGACCGGGACGGGGTCTCTGGCCAGCCGCTCGGTCGAGGTGGGCGGTTCGGGGCAGCTTGCGACCGCAGGCGGGGCGCTGGATGCCGAGGCCTCGGTGGTGCTGGATGGCGGCTGGACGCTGTCGGGCGACGAGACGGTGGCGTCGCTGTCGGGCACGGGGTCTCTGGGGCTTGGCGATGCGGATCTGACGCTGGGCTCGGTCGGGTTCTCGGGCACGGTGGAGGGCACGTCTGCGGCGGTCCTGTCGGTTGCGGGCAGCACGGGCAACAGCCTGAGCGGCGATCTGTCGGGCTTTGCGGGCACTCTGGCCCTGAGCAATGCCGATCTGTCGATTGCCGATGATCTCTCGGGCCTTGTGACGCTGTCTTCGGGCACGCTGTCGACCAGCGCGGCGGCGCTGTCGGCGGGGGTCTCGGTGACGGGCGCGGGCGCGATCATGGCCACGGGCAGCGGCGAGACGCGGCTGTCGGGGGCGCTGGATCTGTCGGGGGCGCTGTCTTTGGGCAGCAGCGACGGGCTGGCGCTGGATATGACGGCGGGGGTGATCGACAGCGGATCGACGCTGACGCTGACCTCGGGCAGCCTGCGGCTGGTGGATCAGGAGGCGGCGGATCTTCTGGCGGCGCTGTCCTCGACCGAGGTGCAGAGCGGCGCGGTGCTCGATCTGGACGGTCAGGCGCTGACGCTGGCGGATCTGCAGGGCGCGGGCGAGGTGAGCAGCACGTCGGCGGCGGTTCTGACGCTGGCCGATGGCACGTTCAGCGGGGCGCTTTCGGGCGCGCTGTCGCTGGTCTCGACCGGCGATCTGACGCTGTCGGGGGCTTCGGAGTATAGCGGATCGACGGAGGTCAGCGGCGGCACGCTGACGGTGGCGGGCAGTGTCGGGGATGTCGATGTGGCCGCCGGTGCGCAGATGGATGTGCTGACTGGCGGCTCTGCGGGGCAGATCACGCTGGCGGGATCGGGCAGCAATGCGGGCGAGATCTCGGGGCTGGTGCAGAGCGCGGGCAGCTTTGTGAACAGCGGCACCATTACCGGTGCGGTCGGCCTTTCGGGCGGGCAGTTGGAGAATGACGCAGAGGGTGCGATCGCGGGCGTGCTCGCGGTTTCTGGCGGGGCCGTGGTCACGAATGCGGGCGCGCTGGCCGCGCTGAGCCTGAGCGATGGCACCGTGACCACAACCGGCACGTTGGGGACGGCGACGGTTACGGGCGGCAGCCTGCTGAATAGTGGCATCCTGTCAGGGGATGTGCTGCTCTCGGACGGGACGCTGGACAATAGTGGCGAGCTGTCGGGCGCGACCACGGTTGAGGGCGGTACGCTTGAGAATAACGGTCTTGTCAGCGGCAGCGTGACGCTTGCTTCCGGCATGGTGAACAATACCGATACCATCACCGGTCTGGTAACGGTGGAGGGCGGCACCTTTACCAATGATGGCACGCTGGCCGGACTGGATATTTCTGCCGGCACGCTGGTCAATCATGCAAGCGCTCAGGTGACGGGGGCGTTGACGGTCTCCGGTACGGGGCTTGTGACGAATGCGGGTTCGCTGGCCTCGGTCGAGATGACGGGCGGCACGCTGGGCAATAGTGGCACCCTGACCGAGGCCTTGGTGCAGGCGGGGGCGCTGACCAATGACTTTGGCGGGGCGATTGGCACTCTGCGCCTGAGCGAGACCGGCAGCGTGATCAATAGCGGCACTCTGGCCACGGCGATTGTCAGCGGGGGAACGCTGACCAATAGCGCCAGCGGCACCCTGACATCGGCCCTGTCGCTTCTGGCTGGCAGTGTTGTCAATGAGGGCGTGATCTCGGGCGATCTGACGCTGACCGGCGGCAGCCTGACCAATAACGGTGCTATCCGCGCGGATCTCGATATCAGCGACGCGACGGTCACCGGTGCAGGCACGATCACTGGCGATGTGACGCTGCGCGCAGGCGGTGACCTGACGGTGACCAGCATGCTTGACGGCTCGGTGGCGGTGCTGCTGGGCGGCACGCTGACGCTGTCGGAGGCCGATGTTTCGGGCGGGATCGACAATGCGGGCACTGTCGTGCTGAGCGGGTCGGTCAATGTGGATGGCGATTTCACCAATACCGGCACGCTGACCACCTCCGGCAGCACGCCGGTCCTGCTGACGCTGACCTCGGGCAGTTTCTATGCCGGTGGCGATATCGATGCCTCGGCCAGCAGCCTGATCATTACGGCGGGCGAGATCCAGATTCTGGCGGGCTTCAGCGTGACCGGCGATGTCACCTATGACGGCACGGTCACCAATGCCGGTCTGGTCGAACTTGGTCAGGATCTGAAAAACAATCTGGTCAACCAGACGGGCGGTCAGGTTTCGGTGACGGCCAATGTCGATGGGGCCGGGTTCGATGTCACCAATAGCGGCACATTCGCCATCGCGGAAGGTTTCGGGCTGGGCAATCTGGACCTGTTCCAGAACGAGGGCGATCTGGTTCTGGCCGACACGGCCAGCCTTGCGGCGCAGCGGTTTGCAGGCAGCGGGACCCTCACGCTGAATTCCGGTTCGGTGCTGGATATCTCGGACAGTTTCGTGCTGGGATCGGGGGGCGCTCTGACGGTCTTGGGGGCGGCGGCCTCGCTGGGCAGCAGCGCCTCGCTGACGCTTTCCTCGGGCAGTCGTCTGACAGTCGAGGACGGCCAGAGCCTGAACGGGCAGGCCACGACGGTCGATAGCGCGGGCAATATCATCGTCGGGCAGGATGCCAGCCTCGTGCTGGCGGGGCTTACCTCAAGCGGCAGCCTGACCAATAGCGGGACATTGACCACCACCACCGCCCTGACCAGCACCGGAACGCTGGTCAATAGCGGCACGATCACAAGCGGGCTGATCGTTGCGGGCGGGACGGCCACCAGCACCGGCAGCCTTGGCGACTGGACGGTGAGCGACGGGCGTCTGTCGCTTGCGGGCACAGGCGCTGCGGGGGTGATCACCGGCGGCGAGGTCGATATTGACGGCACGGTGGGCAGCATCGCGCTTTCTGGCGGCACGCTGGATCTCTCGGGGCAGTCGGGTGTGATCACGCAGGAGGGCGGCAGCGTCACGCTTTCTGGCGGCGTGGCCGACGGGCTTGTGGCCAGTGCCGGAGAGGCGAGGCTTTCTGGCGGCACGCTGGCCGGTGCATTGGCGGTGTCCGGCACGGCGGATGTGACAGTGGGCATGGCGCTGACCAATGCTGTGACGCTGGAAGAGGGCGCGCTGACGCTGACTGCTGCGGGCAGCATCGCGGGGGATCTGGGCTTTGCGTCGGGCAGCTTCACCAATGCGGGCACGCTGAGCGGCAATCTGGCGCAGGATGGCGGCAGCACTGAAAATAGCGGCACGATTTCGGGCGGCGTCATGCTGACCAATGGCAGCTTTACCAACCTCGTCGGCGGGCTCACAGGGGGCGTGACGCAATCGGGCGGCGATCTGGTCAATGCGGGCATTCTGGCCGCGCTGGAGCTTTCGGGCGGCACGGCGCTTTCAACGGGCGAGATCCTCGGAGCGGTCGATATTTCGGCGGGCAGCCTCGACAATGACGGGACGATTGGCGGTCTGGCGACGGTCACCGGCGGTCGTCTTGACACGAGCGGTGCCATTTCCGGCGGGCTGACACTGGCGGGCACCGATGCCGAGGTCGACAATAGCGGCAGCGTGACCGGTGCGATCACCGTCTCTGCGGGCGCGCTGACCAATAGCGGAGCGCTGAATGGCACCCTGACCCAGACCGGCGGCAGCGTGATCAACGAAAGCAACGCGACCCTTGCGGGCGATGCCACCGTGTCGGGGGGCAGCCTCGAGAATGCGGGGACGATTGGCGGCGATCTTGATCTGCTTGCGGGGAGTGTGACCAATAGCGGCAGCGTGACCGGCGATACCAGCGTGTCGGACGGGGCGCTGCTGGTGTCGGATGGTGGCAGCTTCTCGGGCGATGTGGTCCTTGCCGGTGATAGCGGCGCGGGCGGGGCTGTCGTGCAACTCTCGGGCCAGACCAGCGTGGGCGGGGATCTGGTGAATGACGGCACCATCACGACCGCCGACAGCACGGGGGCCGGTGTCAGCGTGGCCGGTGATTTCACCAATAACGGCACGATTGACGGCTCGACAGGCCAGATCAGCATCACGGCCTCGACCATTATCGTGGCCGATACGGCCTCGGTTCTGGGCGATGTCGTGCTGGAGGGCGCACTGGTCAATGCGGGCATGGTCGAGCTGACCAATGATCTGGAAGACGATGTCACCAACCAGCTTGGCGGCACGATCTCCGTGACCTCCGATGTGTCGGGCGCAGGCTATGACCTGACCAATGCGGGCGCGCTGGTTGTTGCGGATGCCGTGGCCTTCACCGGTCTGGGGGTGGTCGACAATAGCGGCACCATCGATCTGGGCGCAGGGGCAGAACTGGCCTCGGCCACGATGAACAATAGCGGCGAGATCACGCTGGGCGCGGGGGCCGTTCTTTCGGGCACCGGCAACACGCTCAATAATGACGGTACGATCACCGTTGGCGATGGCGGCACGGTCACCGATGCGGGCGCGATCAACAACAGCGGTACCATCACCTATGACGGGTCGGGCGTTCTGGCCGCCGATACGGGCGATAACGGCACCGCGCTTGTCAATGACGGTCTGATCCAGACTGTCGCAGGCGGCAATGATACCATCGTGATCGGTGATGGCAGCGCCAACAGCTTCGAGAATACCGCCACCGGCACTTTCGTCATCGGTGCGCTGGACAGCGTCGTGGCGACGCAGACCGATCTGGACAATGCGGGGGCGCTGAGCATCGGCAGCGGGGCCAGCCTGAGCCTTGCCAACCTGACCAATACCGGCACGCTGGAAAATGCCGGAACAGTGGATGTGTCTGGCAGCCTGACCAATGCGGGCGGCGCAATCGTCAATAGTGGCGCGGTCAGCGCCGATCTGGCAATGACGGCAGGCACGCTGGCCAATAGCGGTACTCTGGCCGAGGTCACGCTGGCGGGCGGCACGCTGACGCAAAGCGCAGGCAGCATTGCGGCGCTGTCGGTCACCGGTGGCAGCGCCACGCTTTCGGCGGGCAGCGTCACGGGCGATCTGGGTATCACCGGCGGCAGCGTGGAGCTGGCCGGAGCCGCCAGCGTGTCTGGCACCACCCGCGTGGGCAGCAGCGGCAGCCTGACCAATGCGGGCCAACTGGCCGATCTGGTCAGCGCGGGCACGACCGTGACAAGCGGCACGGTGACGGGGAATGCCACGATCACCGGCGGCAGCTTCACGTCCACCGGCACCATCCTTGGCAGCGCGACGCTGTCGGGGGCGGCGCAGGCACAGCTGTCCGGCACCATCGCGGGCACTCTGGCCCTGAGCGATACGGCCAGCGCCGAGATCCTCTCCGATCTGTCGGTGGCCGAGGTCACGAACACGACCGAGAGCAGCCTGCTGCTGAGCGCGGGCACTCTGGCGGTTGGCAGCGGCAGCCTGACCAATACCGGCACGCTGGAGATCGCGGGCGGCACGCTGGAGGCCGCGGTCGAGAACGCGGCCACGCTGGTGATGACCTCTGGGGTGATTGAGGGCGATCTGGCGGCGGGTGGTCGCGCGCAGACCGCATTGGCGGGCAGCCTGAACGGGGCACTGGCCATCACCGATGCTGCCAGCGTCGAGGTGACGGGCGATCTGGACGGGGTGACCTCGATCAGCCAGACCAGCAGCAGCGCGCTGGTGCTGTCGGCTGGAACGCTCAGCCTGACGGGCGCGCAAGGCGTCAGCAATGCGACCACGGTGTCGATCACCGGCGGCACGCTGCTATCTGACGCAGGTGCGGTTTTCACCAACGCGGCAGATGCCACGCTTTCGGTTGCGTCGGGGGGCACGCTCTCGATGGATGTCGAGAACGAGGCCGGGGCCCAGATGCTACTGGCCGGTGCCATGAACGGCGATCTCGTCAATGCCGGAACCGTGTCGCTGACCGGTTCGCTGACAGGCGATGTGAGCAATGAAACCGGCGCGGCGCTTGCGCTTTGGGGCGAGGTCACCGGCACGGTCTCCAATGCCAGCGGGGCGCTTCTGGCGCTTGCGGGGACTGTGGATGGCGATGTCAGCCAAGCCACCGGCGGCGTGTTGACGGTGGCGGCAGATGACAGCGCGACGATCACCGGATCGCTGTCGGGGCTGGGCCAGTTCGACATTGATGGGGCGTTGGCCATTGGCGATGAGTTCACCCTCGGCACGGCGGATGACGATGCGCAGGACGCGGTCCTGACGCTGGCAGGCGGTCAGCTTTCGGCGGGCAGCTTCCGCAATTTCGGCACCGTTTATCTGTCCGAGGATGCGGCGGTCAGCGCCGCGACGACCAACTATTCCACCGTCTATGTCACGGGCGGCGCGTCGATTTCGGGCAGCTATAGCAATGCGTCGGGCAGCCTTCTGTCCTTGGCCGATGATACCACGACAACCACGTTGAGCATTGATGGCGATGCGGCGCTGAACGGGACCATCGTCCTTGATGCGGCTCTGGGTGCGACGGATCAGTCGGCGGATAAGATCGCGGTGTCGGGTGCGCTGAGCGGCCATGCCACGATCGTCTTCAACAATCTGGCAGGCGATGATTACGCCCTGCTTGACGACGATCTGGCGATCCTTACCTATGGCAGCAATAACGGCTTCAGCGCCACGACCTCGGGTCTGCCGGAGACGGGGGCGGTGCTTTATGCGCTGTCCGATGACAGCAGCTCGAACACCATCAACCTGATTTCCGGTGCCAACCCTGCCTTCGGCGGGATCGCCTCGGGGCTGGCGCTGACCCAGTCCTTGATGGGCTCGGTGATCAACCGTCCGACCAGCCCCTATATCTCGGGTCTGGCCGCTGCGACAGAAGATGACGATCTGTGCGGCTTTGGCGGTTGGGGCCGGTTCGTTGGGGGTAAGGCCACCGCCACCGGCGCGTCGCAGACCGCGCTTGGCACCTTCCAGAACGAGGTCGAGGCGACCTATGGCGGGGCACAGGCGGGCTTTGACCATAGCTGCTTCAAGGATATCATCGGCGGCTGGAATGTCAGCTTCGGCGGGATCGGCGGCTTCAACATCGGCAAGATCGAACAGCCGGTCTATCTCTTCGATACCTCGACCGCGACGCTGAACACCGCGATCAAGACCAGCGAGAACAAGATCGATTTCAACCAGATCTATGGCGGCGGATATATCGGCCTGTCCAAAGGGCGCTGGGTGGCCGATCTGCAGGCGCGGGTGGACCGCACAAGCTATGACATCAAGAACCGTGCGACCGCGAACGAATATGGCGAGGCGCTGGGGCTGGATGACCAGAGCTACGACAGCCACGGCTATACGGTGTCGGGCTCTGTGGGCTATGCCTTCTCGCTTGACAGCCTTGTGTCGGGGATGAACCTCGTGCCCTCGGCGGGCTTCTCGTGGACGCGTTCGCAGGCGGATGACATCTACTTCTCGAACGATCCCGATGATAGCACCGATGATGGCGTGCTGGAATTCGATCCGATCACCAACAAGATCGCCTTCACCTCGCTGACACTGTCGCGCGGGCAGATCCTTGCCTCGGGCACCGAAGCGATCAACTATTTCGCGACGGGCACCTATTACCACGATTTCGGTGACTCCGCGAAGGCGACCTATTACGTGCTGGATGATGAGGGCAACAAATCGGGCACCGGTCTGGATGCCACCAACGAATTGCTGACCGATTACGGCGAGATCAGCTTTGGTCTGAACTATACCAAGGTTCTCAACCCCGGCATGGCGCTTCCGGCGCGGCAGTTCGATGCCTCGGCACGCTTCGACGGGCGCTTCTCCGATCAGCTTGACGGCTGGGGGGTTACGGCACAGCTGCGCTGGCAGTTCTGA